The following proteins are encoded in a genomic region of Magnolia sinica isolate HGM2019 chromosome 1, MsV1, whole genome shotgun sequence:
- the LOC131218498 gene encoding GTP-binding protein BRASSINAZOLE INSENSITIVE PALE GREEN 2, chloroplastic, whose product MLSRMLSPSKLKHFIPLISSLHSPPKPLQTSFRPISSSPPTIPPSLPNPPPNFRSDGSIESIPSVASSDLPVCPGCGVYMQDSHPKLPGFFIRPSPKDPDYRIRVYRTPIADEPEISDSLKRGHLPEPELPPESSNNSSPEKPIVCARCHSLRHYGRVKDAAVENLLPDFDFDHTIGRRLASASGTRSVVLMVVDASDFDGSFPRRVAQLVSSTIDENSSAWKQGKSANVPRVVLVVTKIDLLPPSLSPTRLEHWVRQRAREGGASKLTSVHLVSAVRDWGLNNLVEDVRELAGARGNVWAIGAQNAGKSTLINSIGKHVGRKLTHLTEAPVPGTTLGIIRVEGILPGQAKLFDTPGILHPYQISTRLTREEQKLVHIGKELKPRTYRLKAGHSVHIAGLIRLDVEETSVDSIYVTVWASPYLPLHMGKMENAITMVEAHFGRQLQPPIGEKRVAELGKWVRREFSVSGNSWDASSVDVAAAGLGWFAVGLKGEAVLGVWTYDGVDVTLRSSLIPHRAQMFEVTGFTVSKIVSRADSSVNKQHSSRKEKKQSDSKETVSDEMVSDAASESAVSTDRGA is encoded by the exons ATGTTATCTCGCATGCTCTCTCCATCAAAGCTCAAGCACTTCATTCCCCTCATCTCCTCCTTGCACTCCCCTCCAAAACCCTTGCAAACCTCTTTCAGACCAATTTCCTCATCTCCTCCCACAATCCCACCTTCCCTTCCCAATCCACCCCCCAACTTCCGCAGCGATGGAAGCATTGAATCGATCCCATCCGTCGCCTCTTCCGATCTTCCCGTCTGTCCCGGCTGCGGCGTCTACATGCAAGACTCCCACCCCAAGCTCCCCGGGTTCTTCATCCGTCCCTCGCCGAAAGACCCCGACTACCGTATCCGTGTCTACAGAACCCCTATTGCTGACGAACCCGAAATATCGGATTCCCTTAAAAGAGGTCATCTGCCAGAGCCGGAATTGCCCCCAGAGAGTAGCAATAACTCTTCCCCCGAAAAGCCCATCGTCTGCGCCCGGTGCCACTCCTTACGTCATTATGGCAGGGTCAAGGATGCCGCTGTTGAAAATCTGCTCCCGGATTTCGATTTCGACCACACGATTGGTAGGAGGCTGGCGAGCGCGTCCGGTACGAGGTCGGTTGTTTTGATGGTTGTTGATGCTTCCGATTTTGATGGATCGTTCCCCCGGAGGGTCGCTCAGTTGGTGTCGAGCACAATCGATGAGAATTCTTCCGCATGGAAGCAGGGGAAGTCTGCAAACGTCCCCAGGGTTGTTCTTGTTGTGACCAAAATCGATCTCCTCCCTCCGTCGCTCTCGCCAACGAGATTGGAGCATTGGGTTCGGCAGCGGGCCCGGGAGGGTGGGGCGAGTAAACTGACCAGTGTCCATCTTGTGAGTGCGGTGAGGGATTGGGGATTAAACAATCTTGTCGAGGATGTTCGGGAGTTGGCAGGGGCCAGAGGGAATGTTTGGGCCATTGGGGCGCAGAATGCGGGGAAATCAACATTGATTAATTCAATAGGAAAGCATGTCGGGAGGAAGCTTACACACCTGACAGAAGCACCAGTGCCCGGGACGACACTGGGGATTATTAGAGTTGAAGGAATTCTTCCGGGGCAGGCAAAGTTGTTTGACACACCGGGGATTTTGCACCCGTATCAGATTTCGACGAGGTTGACAAGGGAAGAGCAGAAGCTGGTTCATATTGGCAAGGAGTTGAAGCCAAGGACTTACAGACTCAAG GCTGGTCATTCAGTTCATATTGCTGGACTCATTCGACTGGATGTAGAAGAAACATCGGTAGACTCTATTTATGTCACTGTGTGGGCATCACCTTATCTACCACTTCATATGGGGAAAATGGAGAATGCAATCACAATGGTTGAAGCCCATTTCGGACGGCAGTTGCAG CCACCTATCGGTGAGAAACGGGTTGCAGAGCTTGGAAAATGGGTGCGAAGGGAGTTCAGCGTTTCAGGGAACAGCTGGGATGCCAGTTCCGTGGATGTTGCTGCTGCTGGTCTTGGTTGGTTTGCTGTAGGACTTAAGGGAGAGGCAGTTTTAGGTGTTTGGACATACGATGGAGTCGATGTTACATTGCGCAGTTCATTGATCCCTCATCGAGCACAGATGTTCGAAGTCACGGGGTTTACAGTTTCAAAGATTGTTTCCAGAGCTGACAGTTCTGTGAACAAGCAGCACTCGAGCAGAAAAGAGAAAAAGCAGAGTGACAGCAAGGAAACAGTTTCTGATGAAATGGTTTCTGATGCTGCATCAGAATCAGCAGTTAGTACAGATAGAGGTGCCTGA